The proteins below come from a single Bombyx mori chromosome 19, ASM3026992v2 genomic window:
- the CSP7 gene encoding chemosensory protein 7 precursor has product MKGFYVLCFALFAAVYCKETYSSENDDLDIEALVGNIDSLKAFIGCFLETSPCDAVSGDFKKDIPEAVAEACGKCTPAQKHLFKRFLEVVKDKLPQEYEAFKTKYDPQGKHFDALLSAVANS; this is encoded by the exons ATGAAGGGTTTCTACGTGCTGTGTTTTGCACTGTTCGCTGCTGTCTACTGTAAAGAGACATACAGCTCGGAAAATGACGATCTGGATATTGAAGCTTTGGTGGGAAATATTGATTCTCTGAAGGCCTTTATTGGATGCTTCTTAGAAACATCCCCTTGCGACGCTGTTTCCGGGGATTTCAAAA AGGACATTCCTGAAGCTGTGGCAGAAGCATGTGGCAAATGTACTCCAGCCCAGAAACATCTATTCAAACGTTTCCTTGAAGTCGTCAAGGACAAGCTACCTCAAGAATACGAAGCCTTCAAAACTAAATACGATCCCCAAGGAAAGCATTTCGATGCTCTGTTATCCGCCGTCGCTAATTCTTAA